The proteins below are encoded in one region of Campylobacter showae:
- a CDS encoding DUF4433 domain-containing protein → MTNQFFLDKMSEIFHMTHSSNLKNILLYGLQNHYNAYKKVDISNREVNDRREKVEHIYGRKIHDYVPFYFNPRNAMLYPSRDNIHVVILGIDVKVIKDHRTGVLISDRNAAVNNARFSKYLPDLQNQNFINFNEVFSQRWCNNGVRYDDIKQKMMAEILINDVVYSRYIRSIYVKNQVCKKTIEDQLAGDLKMYNINVIVDPAKFF, encoded by the coding sequence ATGACAAACCAATTCTTTTTAGATAAAATGAGCGAAATTTTTCATATGACACATTCTAGCAATTTAAAAAATATTTTACTATATGGCTTGCAAAATCATTATAATGCTTACAAAAAGGTAGATATTAGCAACCGGGAAGTAAATGATAGGCGCGAAAAAGTTGAACATATATATGGACGTAAAATCCACGACTATGTCCCTTTTTATTTTAACCCTCGCAATGCCATGCTATATCCAAGTAGAGACAATATTCATGTCGTCATTTTGGGTATAGACGTAAAAGTCATCAAAGATCATCGCACGGGTGTTTTGATCTCAGATCGCAATGCAGCTGTAAATAACGCTAGATTTAGTAAATATTTGCCTGACTTGCAAAATCAAAATTTCATAAATTTCAATGAGGTTTTTTCTCAAAGATGGTGCAATAACGGCGTTAGATATGATGATATAAAACAAAAAATGATGGCAGAAATTTTGATCAATGATGTCGTCTATAGTCGTTATATACGCTCTATATATGTTAAAAATCAGGTGTGCAAAAAAACCATCGAAGATCAGCTGGCTGGCGATCTTAAGATGTATAATATCAACGTCATAGTTGATCCAGCTAAATTTTTCTAA
- a CDS encoding CRISPR-associated DxTHG motif protein, which produces MPLNIVKKANSPQTKENNDKTAVITILGIQGKKEDIKTKGCARYYFTSESADNSQEFFNTLPLLADKFGAENIVPIYTAEAREFNEAVMAHYANFQINFNDDYKIVDEKNFEALFEIFERAIDDLVKSGVGKIIFDVTHGFRHLPLLALVDLLIQNFSNVSQIDQILFAKEIEKFKLYEIIDLRQYLDIANIAFVIAAFSQNYTLAQHIKTKKFESLVNVLNDFSNNILSLNIAKLKSSHGELIKELDMIDDIALISRAKDLKDRLNKICDWNDSAYVFRYKLAKDMFEKGYLLQSLVLLFESVNSYIVSVFEKNIPDVFQKISEESSKNKERKNYKISNFFVQALKFGSNTTNEEFLNKTKNNLKYLDLTNSDIDSIRLVVATKFGSSHELDKYRWQLDNLRNDFAHGNISEEEFSHIKQEIKKLFDRYHNFINIQQSL; this is translated from the coding sequence ATGCCGCTTAATATAGTAAAGAAAGCAAATTCGCCTCAAACCAAAGAAAATAATGACAAAACTGCCGTCATCACGATCCTTGGCATACAAGGCAAAAAAGAGGACATAAAAACCAAAGGTTGCGCTAGGTATTATTTTACTAGTGAAAGTGCCGATAATTCGCAAGAGTTTTTTAATACCCTGCCTTTGCTGGCGGATAAATTTGGTGCAGAAAATATAGTGCCTATATATACTGCCGAAGCTAGAGAATTTAACGAAGCTGTAATGGCGCACTATGCGAATTTTCAGATAAATTTTAACGATGATTATAAGATAGTAGATGAGAAAAATTTTGAGGCTTTGTTTGAGATATTTGAAAGAGCGATAGATGATCTAGTAAAAAGCGGAGTCGGTAAAATTATTTTTGACGTGACGCATGGCTTCCGTCATCTGCCTTTGCTAGCGCTAGTCGATCTACTCATACAAAACTTCTCAAATGTCTCCCAAATAGATCAAATTTTGTTTGCTAAAGAGATAGAAAAATTTAAGCTATATGAGATAATAGACCTGAGACAATACCTAGATATCGCTAATATCGCCTTTGTGATCGCGGCTTTTTCGCAAAACTACACCCTGGCTCAGCACATAAAGACAAAGAAATTTGAGTCGCTGGTAAATGTTTTAAATGATTTTTCAAATAATATACTAAGCTTAAATATAGCAAAACTGAAAAGCTCGCATGGTGAGTTGATCAAGGAGCTTGATATGATAGATGATATCGCGCTGATATCAAGAGCTAAGGATCTAAAAGATAGGCTAAATAAAATATGCGACTGGAACGATAGCGCATATGTTTTTAGATATAAATTAGCTAAAGATATGTTTGAAAAGGGCTATTTGTTACAATCGTTGGTGCTTTTGTTTGAGAGTGTAAATAGTTATATAGTTAGCGTATTTGAAAAAAATATACCTGATGTTTTTCAGAAAATTTCAGAAGAAAGCTCCAAAAATAAAGAGCGCAAGAATTACAAAATTAGCAATTTTTTTGTTCAGGCATTAAAATTTGGTAGCAATACGACCAATGAGGAGTTTCTTAATAAGACGAAGAATAATTTAAAGTATCTTGATCTTACAAATTCTGATATAGATAGTATAAGGTTAGTTGTTGCGACCAAATTTGGTTCTAGCCATGAATTAGATAAATATCGCTGGCAATTAGATAACCTACGTAATGACTTCGCACACGGCAATATAAGCGAAGAAGAATTTAGTCATATTAAGCAAGAGATAAAAAAGCTGTTTGATAGATATCATAATTTTATAAATATACAACAAAGCCTATAA
- the csx20 gene encoding CRISPR-associated protein Csx20 → MKKMFVLINHNLTEEQKDQALKTFGIEDIVNITDDAWSSINPSDENILGVLSAYKKELMLEAKAGDVLLVQGDFGATYNMINFAKNIGLKTIYATTKRVVQELIMDGKSVTKREFKHEKFREYL, encoded by the coding sequence ATGAAAAAAATGTTTGTACTCATAAATCATAATTTAACCGAAGAGCAAAAAGATCAGGCTTTAAAAACGTTTGGTATAGAAGATATAGTAAATATAACAGATGATGCGTGGTCTAGTATTAATCCGTCGGACGAAAATATACTAGGTGTCTTAAGCGCATATAAAAAGGAGTTGATGCTGGAGGCTAAGGCTGGTGATGTTTTGTTGGTGCAAGGGGATTTTGGCGCTACTTATAATATGATAAATTTTGCTAAAAATATCGGGCTAAAGACTATCTATGCTACCACTAAGCGCGTAGTTCAAGAGCTTATAATGGATGGAAAATCGGTGACGAAGCGCGAATTTAAACACGAGAAATTCAGGGAGTACTTATAA
- a CDS encoding radical SAM/SPASM domain-containing protein — protein sequence MKKTIVIKPTLECNLRCKYCYEFRRDNIAEIVEQKVDIGEVKKVILKFAGIFPKSKILWMLHGGEPLLCGAKSLSELLDFIRDMNLNYDVNFKFALQTNGTLLSDKILEILEKNSDILSERVVSISIDGPKDIHDKIRLTKSYQASFDRVLSSINRIKNSTLSFTTISVIGKHNVDKPKQMYEFFRELNPNYVKFIPCYNLDKFGEAEDVGITPIQYAKFMAIIFNLYSKDIENFKNNKLAIDPLITIISNLVGKKARWCEYSISKCDNFTTIFPNGDLWLCDTFKQDSMKNEAYLGNIFKLSNHEIKDLFEKPLNHCSYSNLEVEILSKCKQCNIFEYCCGGCIAIRQEFKLKSKAIFNEHCEAKRFLINHIKKPIFDALS from the coding sequence TTGAAAAAAACTATAGTAATAAAGCCTACGTTGGAATGTAATCTAAGATGTAAGTATTGTTACGAGTTTAGAAGAGATAATATAGCTGAGATAGTAGAACAAAAAGTAGATATTGGCGAAGTAAAGAAAGTTATTTTAAAATTTGCTGGTATTTTTCCAAAATCTAAAATTTTATGGATGCTCCATGGGGGTGAGCCTTTACTCTGTGGTGCCAAGTCACTATCTGAACTTCTTGATTTTATTCGTGACATGAATTTGAATTATGATGTTAATTTTAAATTTGCATTACAAACAAACGGTACTCTTCTTAGTGATAAAATTTTGGAAATTTTAGAGAAAAATTCTGATATTTTAAGCGAAAGAGTAGTAAGTATAAGTATTGACGGCCCAAAAGATATACACGACAAAATAAGACTTACAAAATCATATCAAGCTTCTTTTGATAGAGTTTTATCTAGCATAAATAGGATAAAAAATTCAACACTCTCTTTTACCACGATTAGTGTTATAGGAAAACATAATGTTGATAAACCAAAGCAAATGTATGAATTCTTTAGAGAGCTAAATCCAAATTATGTAAAATTTATCCCTTGTTACAATTTAGATAAATTTGGCGAAGCTGAAGATGTAGGAATAACCCCTATACAATATGCTAAATTTATGGCAATAATATTTAACCTATATTCCAAAGATATAGAAAATTTTAAAAACAACAAACTAGCAATCGATCCACTAATAACCATTATTTCAAATTTAGTTGGCAAAAAGGCAAGATGGTGTGAATACTCTATATCAAAATGTGATAATTTTACTACTATTTTTCCAAATGGAGATTTGTGGCTTTGCGACACCTTTAAACAAGATAGCATGAAAAACGAAGCCTATTTAGGCAATATTTTTAAACTCTCCAATCACGAAATCAAAGACTTATTTGAGAAACCATTAAATCACTGCTCTTATTCAAATCTTGAAGTAGAAATTTTAAGTAAGTGCAAACAATGTAATATTTTTGAGTATTGCTGCGGTGGTTGCATAGCAATAAGGCAAGAATTTAAGTTAAAATCAAAAGCTATTTTTAATGAACATTGTGAAGCTAAAAGGTTTTTAATAAATCACATTAAAAAGCCGATATTCGATGCATTGTCTTAA
- a CDS encoding radical SAM protein, which produces MHCLNLKITYDCNNNCSYCFSSKLKNENIELDNILKALENGYLRGCRMLVISGGEPTLYPKKIIKIINRALSIGYTNFIIQTNGSGINGDLAEFLNQTQGVSISFSILGSNEKTHDKITGTVGSFKKLIRGLIDIHNNCNVITNTVISKLNIKELSDIVDLILPFSPTVMQFSIMHTHYDKNYIGLIESVKAIKELSFSGKISSEVLRTEGITPCLLKGFEKCIGENYWPKKLDVYNYNNSNIIRLNQLESKMRFKAQFCKKCLLDEICHGVWIETKDEFLQCIEKGIY; this is translated from the coding sequence ATGCATTGTCTTAACCTAAAAATAACATATGATTGTAATAATAATTGCAGTTACTGTTTTTCATCAAAACTAAAAAATGAAAATATTGAATTAGATAATATTCTTAAAGCCTTGGAAAATGGATATTTGAGAGGCTGTCGTATGCTTGTTATATCTGGTGGCGAGCCTACTTTATATCCGAAAAAAATAATTAAAATCATAAATCGTGCTTTATCCATAGGATATACTAATTTTATTATTCAAACGAATGGAAGTGGAATAAATGGGGATTTGGCTGAATTTTTAAATCAAACGCAAGGAGTAAGCATATCTTTTAGTATATTAGGATCAAACGAAAAGACTCATGATAAAATAACTGGTACAGTAGGTTCTTTTAAAAAACTAATAAGAGGATTAATAGATATCCACAATAACTGCAATGTAATAACCAATACGGTAATTTCAAAATTAAATATTAAAGAATTAAGTGATATAGTGGATTTGATTTTGCCTTTCTCTCCAACTGTCATGCAGTTTTCAATTATGCATACACATTATGATAAAAATTATATCGGGCTAATCGAATCGGTAAAAGCAATCAAAGAGCTATCATTTAGTGGAAAAATTAGCAGTGAGGTATTGCGGACAGAGGGAATAACTCCTTGCCTACTAAAAGGTTTTGAAAAGTGTATAGGTGAAAATTACTGGCCAAAAAAATTAGACGTATATAATTATAACAATTCAAATATCATTAGACTAAATCAACTAGAATCAAAGATGCGATTTAAAGCCCAATTTTGTAAAAAATGTCTACTTGATGAAATTTGTCATGGCGTTTGGATTGAGACAAAAGATGAATTTCTGCAATGTATAGAAAAAGGGATTTATTGA
- a CDS encoding methyltransferase, translating to MKEDFITPNFSYSLEVDKYVCNKFGIAEFFAKSCKIRNGLSVLDVGCGVGPLSIFLAHNYKAKVVAVDLDNNACDFCRKNSLKYNLDICVENINFTDFKNYKFDLIISNPPINFSGSDNIINEYRDQNGKDLVDHIFLYAKRNKIKNIILISCDKNFDTKNFILNKIKQYGFYATKFVSKKILSKKIGTKDDVNGFIFKILNTNIS from the coding sequence TTGAAAGAAGATTTTATAACACCTAATTTTAGCTATTCATTAGAGGTAGATAAATACGTGTGCAATAAATTTGGTATAGCTGAATTTTTTGCAAAAAGCTGCAAAATAAGAAATGGGTTATCTGTGCTAGATGTTGGATGTGGAGTTGGGCCGCTGAGTATATTTTTGGCGCATAATTATAAGGCAAAAGTTGTTGCAGTTGATTTGGATAATAATGCATGCGATTTTTGTCGTAAAAATTCTTTAAAATATAATTTAGATATATGTGTAGAAAATATAAATTTTACTGACTTTAAAAATTATAAATTTGATTTGATCATATCAAATCCACCGATAAATTTTAGTGGCTCAGATAATATTATAAATGAGTATAGAGATCAAAATGGTAAAGATTTGGTTGATCACATTTTTCTTTATGCAAAGAGAAATAAAATAAAAAATATTATATTAATCTCCTGTGATAAAAATTTTGATACAAAAAATTTTATACTCAATAAAATAAAACAATATGGCTTCTATGCTACAAAGTTTGTATCCAAGAAAATATTATCCAAGAAAATAGGAACAAAGGATGATGTTAATGGCTTTATTTTTAAAATATTAAACACAAATATCTCTTAA
- a CDS encoding PD-(D/E)XK nuclease family protein, producing MEIKSEKEDFEELFTAMSKGYMTAKAEADRQRAMGKHDYNIFTLFHKFSDEVNLHSNFIASLLDPNGDHYKGDLFLKIFLETCGIDDFGTDTSRTAVLKEFKHIDIYISDGKKHIILENKVYAKDQAAQIARYIDTIKIEGAKDEDIYVLYLHPDGNLPKEYSLGDYKTNQDETKLVKKGSTINFKVISYEDKISNWIDKCKNEVSNLADLNVFLSQYKDVIEMIYNRYKRIDKMNNEDLVKIFKDNYRAVSDIVSNYEQTRRKIIDEFFKNISDNLKGTYKKEDGFEICYPNSIIKDYGKNCQPIKITQKRWELFDFAIEFLDKDLKSPIIGFVKNEKSKSIELKCITMDGKKIKDNYWIVYNNLPNDDICKSIVTEGFENILLKNIKDFISEYDKKISDLKQN from the coding sequence ATGGAGATAAAGTCAGAAAAAGAGGACTTTGAAGAGCTTTTTACAGCTATGAGCAAAGGCTACATGACAGCAAAGGCCGAGGCAGACAGGCAAAGAGCCATGGGCAAGCACGACTATAATATCTTTACTTTGTTTCATAAATTTAGTGATGAAGTAAATTTGCACTCAAATTTCATAGCTTCACTGCTTGATCCAAACGGCGATCACTACAAGGGTGATCTATTTTTAAAGATATTTTTAGAGACGTGCGGCATAGATGACTTTGGTACTGATACGAGCAGAACTGCCGTTCTTAAAGAGTTTAAACATATAGATATCTATATAAGCGATGGCAAAAAGCATATCATCTTAGAAAACAAAGTATATGCAAAAGACCAAGCTGCGCAGATAGCAAGATATATAGATACTATTAAAATAGAAGGTGCCAAAGATGAAGATATATATGTTTTATATCTGCATCCAGATGGTAATCTACCAAAAGAATATAGCCTGGGTGATTATAAGACAAATCAAGACGAAACAAAGCTAGTAAAAAAAGGCTCTACTATAAATTTTAAAGTCATTAGCTACGAAGATAAAATTTCAAACTGGATAGATAAGTGCAAAAATGAGGTGTCAAATTTAGCTGACCTAAACGTTTTTTTATCACAATACAAAGATGTGATAGAGATGATTTACAATAGATACAAAAGGATAGATAAAATGAATAATGAAGACTTGGTAAAAATTTTTAAAGATAATTATCGTGCAGTATCGGATATAGTAAGCAATTATGAACAAACAAGAAGAAAAATAATAGATGAATTTTTTAAAAATATTTCAGATAACTTAAAAGGAACGTATAAAAAGGAAGATGGGTTTGAAATTTGTTACCCAAATAGTATCATTAAAGATTATGGAAAAAATTGCCAACCTATAAAAATAACGCAAAAAAGGTGGGAACTTTTTGATTTTGCAATAGAATTTTTAGATAAAGATCTTAAAAGCCCTATTATTGGTTTTGTAAAGAATGAAAAAAGTAAAAGCATAGAACTAAAATGCATCACAATGGATGGCAAAAAAATAAAAGACAATTATTGGATTGTATATAATAATCTTCCAAATGATGACATTTGCAAAAGTATCGTAACAGAAGGTTTTGAAAACATTTTATTAAAAAATATTAAAGATTTTATATCGGAGTATGATAAAAAAATTTCTGATCTAAAACAAAACTAA
- a CDS encoding SIR2 family NAD-dependent protein deacylase gives MGADKFESLQEAILHAKEIIKNADAIVITAGAGMGVDSGLPDFRGDQGFWKAYPPLKDKDLGFTDMANPQWFFEQPTLAWAFYGHRLKLYNKTEPHSGFAMLRELCAQKNDNYFICTSNVDGHFAKAGFDRDKIYEIHGSIHHSQCIHNDDGNIWNMDENSVEVDEEKFIATKMPVCPECGCVSRPNIMMFYDHEFNPKRTWAQRKRYEAWLNENETSKIAIIEIGAGLAVPTIRKHGEALVKRFKNATIIRINPKDSSLNSQLGISLKLGGLEALNQIL, from the coding sequence ATGGGTGCGGATAAATTTGAATCATTGCAAGAAGCAATACTCCACGCAAAAGAGATCATCAAAAACGCAGATGCTATAGTCATCACAGCAGGCGCTGGTATGGGTGTGGATAGTGGCTTGCCTGATTTTCGCGGAGATCAAGGCTTTTGGAAAGCATATCCACCACTAAAAGATAAGGATCTAGGCTTTACAGATATGGCAAATCCTCAGTGGTTTTTTGAGCAGCCAACTCTTGCTTGGGCATTTTACGGCCACAGATTAAAACTATACAACAAGACCGAGCCGCATTCTGGTTTTGCTATGCTTAGAGAGCTTTGCGCGCAGAAAAACGACAACTACTTCATCTGCACATCAAACGTCGATGGTCACTTTGCAAAGGCTGGCTTTGATAGAGATAAAATTTATGAAATCCACGGTTCCATACACCACTCGCAGTGCATCCACAATGATGACGGAAATATCTGGAATATGGACGAAAATAGCGTGGAAGTAGATGAGGAAAAATTTATCGCTACAAAGATGCCCGTTTGCCCAGAGTGCGGATGCGTGAGCCGCCCAAATATAATGATGTTTTACGATCATGAGTTCAATCCAAAAAGGACCTGGGCGCAGCGCAAAAGATATGAAGCGTGGCTAAATGAAAATGAAACCTCAAAAATAGCTATAATAGAAATAGGCGCAGGCCTAGCGGTGCCAACCATTAGAAAGCATGGCGAGGCGCTGGTAAAACGCTTTAAAAACGCGACGATTATCCGTATCAATCCAAAAGATAGCAGCCTAAATTCACAGCTTGGCATCAGTCTAAAGCTTGGTGGTCTAGAAGCGCTAAATCAAATTTTATAA
- a CDS encoding DUF2779 domain-containing protein yields the protein MTLSKSLYVRGLQCEKSLWLKKKKPGVLQAPDDGAQAIFDTGTSVGELACELFSGGERIEYTGDFNAQIVKTKELIGRGTKVIYEATFCFDGILVMVDILRIYDDGLVINEVKSSTSVKEVYIDDASIQYYVISSLGYKVSGVNIIHIDNSYVRGEKLELEKLFHTEDVTEQIMQKQAEIPQILNKFEEILSKNVEPEVDIGPHCSDPYNCDAWEYCWCEQRGIPEYSVFNISRLRSDKKFELYKSGVVKFEDIKDIDKFNASQQIQIRSELSKEQIIDKEAIKEFLDTLSYPLYHLDFETFQQAVPEFVGLRPYEQIPFQFSIHKDDGKGNLEHFEFLAEVGADPRYELALNLIKFIPQDACVLAYNMSFEKRVIRQLALNYPQISNELIAIHANIKDLMAPFASKSYYHPKMQGSYSIKYVLPALVSEFESAYKDLNLIHNGGEAMQAYEAMAHMSADEREAYKKSLLAYCKLDTLAMVKVLEKLREVAK from the coding sequence ATGACCCTCTCTAAATCCCTCTATGTTCGCGGTCTTCAGTGCGAAAAGAGCTTGTGGCTTAAAAAGAAAAAGCCCGGGGTTTTGCAAGCCCCGGATGACGGTGCGCAGGCGATATTTGACACTGGTACATCGGTAGGCGAGCTAGCCTGTGAGCTATTTAGCGGTGGCGAGAGGATAGAGTACACGGGTGACTTTAACGCACAAATAGTAAAAACTAAGGAGCTAATAGGGCGTGGCACAAAGGTGATCTACGAAGCCACTTTTTGTTTTGACGGCATCCTTGTGATGGTCGATATCCTTCGTATCTACGATGATGGGCTCGTCATCAATGAAGTAAAAAGCTCAACCTCGGTAAAAGAGGTCTATATCGATGATGCAAGTATCCAGTATTACGTCATTAGCTCGCTTGGCTACAAAGTAAGCGGCGTAAATATCATCCACATAGATAATAGCTACGTAAGAGGCGAGAAGCTCGAGCTTGAAAAGCTTTTTCATACCGAAGATGTGACCGAGCAGATCATGCAAAAACAAGCTGAAATTCCTCAAATTTTAAATAAATTTGAAGAAATTTTAAGCAAAAACGTTGAGCCAGAGGTAGATATCGGTCCTCACTGCTCAGACCCTTATAATTGCGACGCTTGGGAGTACTGCTGGTGCGAGCAGCGCGGCATACCAGAGTATAGCGTCTTTAACATATCTAGGCTTAGAAGCGATAAGAAATTTGAGCTTTATAAAAGCGGCGTGGTTAAATTTGAAGATATCAAAGATATAGATAAATTTAACGCCTCTCAGCAGATCCAAATCCGCTCTGAGCTCTCCAAAGAGCAGATCATAGACAAAGAGGCTATCAAAGAATTTCTAGACACACTTAGCTATCCGCTCTACCATCTTGACTTTGAGACATTTCAGCAGGCCGTGCCTGAGTTTGTAGGTCTTAGGCCATATGAGCAGATACCTTTTCAGTTTTCTATCCACAAAGATGACGGCAAGGGAAATTTGGAGCATTTTGAGTTTTTGGCCGAGGTCGGAGCCGATCCTAGATATGAGCTGGCGCTAAATTTGATCAAATTTATCCCACAAGATGCCTGTGTGCTAGCCTATAACATGAGCTTTGAAAAAAGAGTGATAAGGCAGCTCGCTCTAAACTACCCTCAAATTTCAAACGAGCTTATAGCGATCCATGCCAATATAAAGGACCTAATGGCGCCATTTGCAAGCAAGAGCTACTATCATCCAAAGATGCAGGGTAGCTACTCTATAAAATACGTTCTACCGGCTCTCGTGTCTGAGTTTGAATCGGCGTATAAGGATCTAAATTTGATCCACAACGGCGGCGAAGCTATGCAGGCATACGAAGCCATGGCGCATATGTCAGCAGATGAGCGCGAGGCCTATAAAAAGTCGCTTTTAGCATACTGCAAACTAGATACTCTAGCTATGGTTAAGGTTTTAGAAAAACTACGCGAAGTAGCAAAATAG